A stretch of Thermococcus bergensis DNA encodes these proteins:
- the ileS gene encoding isoleucine--tRNA ligase: MIKEPEMREYNPQVLEEKIEAFWKENDVYNKVKKARENGPDYYFLDGPPYVSGAIHLGTAWNKIIKDMVIRFRTMQGYNVRRQPGFDMHGLPIEVKVEQALGLKYKKDIEEKVGVENFIKKCKEFALTNLKIMTEQFKMLGVWMDWDNPYMTIKNEYIESAWFTLKRAWEKGLLEKDQRVLHWCPRCETALAEHEVRGEYKIREDPSIYVKFPIEGKENEYLLIWTTTPWTLPANLAVTVHPEYEYAKVRVSFDGKEEYWIVAKALVERVLHEAGVKGEIVEEFKGEELEGLRYVHPFLEEYPRQKEFREKYEWAHRVILGEHVTLEDGTGLVHTAPGHGEEDFEVGKQYGLPIYSPLDDEGRYVEGKWEGKFVKDADPEIIEYLKEKGLLVKAGTIEHKYPHCWRCKTPLIFRATDQWFLKISKVKDKIIEENDKNVTWYPDWVKIRYDNGVMNSGDWCISRQRYWGIPLPIWVCEECGNIHVVGSFDELKEMSKEPIEKDFHEVDLHKPWVDTVTLKCPKCGGDMKRVKDVLDVWFDSGIASWASLDYPRRKDLFERLWPADFIVEGEDQVTKWFYSQQAASVVAFDTVPYKKVAMHGYVLDEKGDKMSKSLGNIIRPEEVVQKEGRDPFRFYMLWATTPWENLRFSWKGLAQVKRMLNILWNVYILASTYMSLDNFDPTKVNPEELPFREEDRWILSRVNTLISAVEDGIETFYLTRATRAIEYFVTEDLSRWYVRLIRKRLWIEKDDPDKLAAYWTLWKVFDVLLRLMAPFTPYITEEIYQNLIRPFSGKESVHLEDWPKKDERWVDEELEKEMEIVRKIVEAGSAARQKAKIKLRYPVRQILIETEDETTKKAVERLNYLLKDQLNAKEVKVAKVEREIRVKPNFAKLGPHFKGDAKLIAKWIDEQNDRELYEKLMQGKLKVEIEGKEFTIEREHIVVEEELPDFLVGEEFDHGKVFVDKTLTRELMMEGLAREFVRRIQEMRKHLDLDVNDRIMVYIETTEENKELLQNMLDYIKGETRAVEVRFEEAKGYVVEWPEVEAKIGIEKVES; encoded by the coding sequence ATGATAAAGGAGCCAGAGATGAGGGAGTATAATCCACAAGTCTTAGAGGAAAAAATAGAAGCATTCTGGAAAGAAAATGACGTCTACAACAAGGTGAAAAAAGCAAGAGAAAACGGACCGGACTACTATTTTCTTGATGGACCACCATATGTGAGTGGCGCTATACACCTGGGTACTGCATGGAACAAAATAATCAAGGATATGGTGATAAGATTCAGAACCATGCAGGGCTACAACGTTAGAAGGCAACCAGGCTTTGACATGCATGGCTTGCCAATAGAGGTTAAAGTTGAGCAGGCCCTTGGGTTGAAATACAAGAAGGACATAGAAGAGAAGGTTGGCGTTGAAAACTTCATAAAGAAGTGTAAGGAGTTCGCTTTAACGAACCTCAAAATCATGACAGAGCAGTTTAAGATGCTTGGAGTTTGGATGGACTGGGATAACCCCTACATGACGATCAAGAATGAGTACATAGAATCAGCTTGGTTTACTTTAAAGAGAGCATGGGAGAAGGGACTTTTAGAGAAGGATCAGAGGGTTCTCCACTGGTGTCCCAGATGTGAGACTGCTTTGGCTGAACACGAAGTCAGGGGAGAATACAAAATAAGGGAAGACCCAAGCATATACGTGAAGTTCCCGATAGAAGGAAAAGAAAATGAGTACCTCCTTATCTGGACAACAACGCCGTGGACTTTACCGGCTAACTTGGCCGTTACAGTTCACCCCGAATATGAATATGCAAAAGTGAGGGTATCCTTCGATGGAAAGGAAGAGTACTGGATAGTAGCGAAGGCATTAGTTGAAAGAGTTCTCCATGAAGCCGGTGTCAAGGGAGAAATCGTGGAAGAATTCAAGGGCGAAGAACTTGAGGGCTTAAGGTATGTGCATCCGTTTCTGGAGGAGTACCCGAGACAGAAGGAGTTTAGAGAAAAATACGAATGGGCTCACCGCGTAATATTGGGAGAGCATGTAACTCTCGAAGACGGTACTGGCTTAGTCCACACCGCTCCAGGACACGGTGAAGAAGACTTTGAGGTAGGAAAGCAGTACGGTTTGCCAATCTACTCACCTCTCGACGATGAAGGAAGGTACGTCGAAGGAAAGTGGGAAGGCAAGTTCGTTAAAGATGCTGATCCGGAGATAATAGAGTATCTCAAAGAAAAGGGTCTCCTTGTGAAGGCTGGCACAATAGAGCACAAGTATCCACACTGCTGGCGCTGTAAGACTCCGCTGATATTTAGGGCTACAGATCAGTGGTTCCTAAAGATTAGCAAGGTTAAAGACAAAATAATAGAAGAAAACGACAAGAACGTCACCTGGTATCCAGATTGGGTAAAGATAAGGTACGACAACGGAGTCATGAACAGCGGAGACTGGTGCATCTCAAGGCAAAGGTACTGGGGAATACCCCTCCCAATCTGGGTATGTGAAGAATGCGGTAACATCCACGTAGTAGGGTCTTTTGATGAGCTCAAAGAGATGAGCAAGGAGCCAATAGAGAAGGACTTTCACGAAGTAGACCTCCACAAGCCATGGGTTGACACAGTGACCCTCAAGTGCCCCAAGTGTGGAGGAGACATGAAGAGGGTCAAAGACGTCCTCGATGTTTGGTTCGACAGTGGAATAGCGAGCTGGGCTTCTCTTGACTATCCGAGAAGGAAAGACCTCTTCGAGAGGCTTTGGCCAGCGGATTTCATAGTTGAGGGAGAAGACCAGGTTACAAAGTGGTTCTACTCCCAGCAGGCGGCAAGCGTTGTTGCATTTGACACCGTTCCGTACAAGAAGGTTGCAATGCACGGCTACGTTCTGGACGAAAAGGGAGATAAAATGAGCAAGAGCCTTGGTAACATAATAAGGCCGGAGGAAGTTGTCCAGAAGGAAGGAAGAGACCCATTCAGATTCTACATGCTCTGGGCAACAACTCCATGGGAAAACCTGAGGTTCAGCTGGAAGGGGCTTGCGCAGGTTAAGAGAATGCTCAACATCCTCTGGAACGTTTATATCCTGGCTTCGACCTACATGAGCCTGGACAACTTCGACCCCACAAAAGTCAACCCAGAGGAGCTTCCGTTTAGAGAGGAGGACCGGTGGATACTTTCGAGAGTAAACACCCTCATAAGCGCTGTTGAAGATGGAATAGAGACATTCTACCTTACAAGGGCAACGAGGGCAATAGAGTACTTTGTAACAGAAGACCTGAGCAGGTGGTACGTGAGGCTCATAAGGAAGAGGCTCTGGATTGAGAAAGACGACCCAGATAAGCTTGCCGCTTATTGGACATTGTGGAAGGTGTTCGACGTTCTGCTTAGATTAATGGCACCATTTACACCTTACATCACCGAGGAAATTTACCAGAACCTCATAAGACCGTTCAGTGGAAAGGAGAGCGTCCACCTCGAAGACTGGCCCAAGAAAGACGAGAGATGGGTAGATGAAGAGCTTGAAAAGGAAATGGAGATAGTCAGAAAAATAGTGGAAGCTGGCTCTGCGGCGAGACAGAAGGCAAAGATAAAACTCCGCTATCCTGTGAGGCAGATACTCATAGAGACCGAGGACGAAACAACAAAGAAAGCCGTTGAAAGGCTTAACTACCTCCTCAAAGACCAGCTCAACGCTAAGGAAGTCAAGGTTGCCAAGGTTGAGAGGGAAATAAGAGTAAAGCCCAACTTCGCTAAACTTGGGCCTCACTTCAAGGGAGATGCGAAGCTGATTGCAAAATGGATCGACGAGCAAAACGACAGGGAGCTCTATGAGAAGCTCATGCAAGGAAAGCTGAAAGTGGAGATAGAGGGTAAGGAGTTTACAATCGAAAGAGAGCACATTGTAGTTGAGGAAGAACTCCCGGACTTCCTCGTTGGAGAAGAATTCGATCACGGCAAGGTCTTTGTTGATAAGACACTCACAAGGGAGCTCATGATGGAAGGACTTGCGAGGGAATTCGTAAGAAGGATACAGGAAATGAGAAAGCACCTCGATTTAGACGTCAACGATAGGATAATGGTGTATATTGAAACAACTGAAGAAAACAAAGAGCTCTTGCAGAATATGCTTGACTACATAAAGGGAGAAACAAGGGCAGTTGAGGTTAGGTTCGAGGAAGCAAAGGGATACGTTGTCGAGTGGCCGGAAGTTGAGGCAAAGATAGGAATTGAGAAAGTCGAGAGCTGA
- a CDS encoding BlaI/MecI/CopY family transcriptional regulator: MQPHEFKLNEDGLKAVLPPMEAEIMEYMWKVKVATAGDVYEYLKEKHETLRRSTVSILMNRLCERGLLKRSIETGRGGMRYVYSVATSKEEFEKKVVESILNALMSNFKEATVAYLSKIKK; encoded by the coding sequence ATGCAACCTCATGAATTCAAGCTAAATGAAGACGGCCTAAAGGCCGTTCTTCCCCCAATGGAAGCCGAGATAATGGAGTATATGTGGAAAGTGAAGGTTGCAACGGCTGGAGATGTTTATGAATATCTAAAAGAGAAACATGAAACCTTAAGACGTTCTACAGTTAGCATATTAATGAACAGGCTCTGTGAGAGAGGGCTGTTAAAGAGAAGCATAGAGACGGGAAGAGGCGGAATGAGATACGTTTACAGCGTGGCTACAAGCAAAGAAGAGTTTGAGAAGAAAGTTGTTGAGAGCATTTTAAACGCTCTTATGAGCAATTTCAAGGAGGCAACCGTTGCATATCTTTCAAAAATAAAGAAGTGA
- a CDS encoding M48 family metallopeptidase, translated as MLRLIFLAQLAITLVYLRRLGLLFVLGILLVLFGLYLWTITRILRGEHRKLSPDDMPWLYEGIVRMANKAGITTPEIYILDDYIPNAYSFRNSIVLSMGLFEVLDEEEILAVAAHEIGHIKNKDTILFPLVSYGRYFMFALALLNSLISQEALVSLVSFTFYLLYEVLRSDYLKQREFKADEAALRIISTPLALKRALEELKYYEDLRIEVKESAFPSIEPEIERPHQRSIFDTHPSYEERIWRIIAEVEAMNLRERILN; from the coding sequence ATGCTCAGGCTTATATTTCTCGCTCAATTGGCGATTACACTGGTGTATTTGAGAAGGCTTGGCCTGCTATTTGTACTCGGGATACTCCTCGTTCTTTTTGGGTTATATTTGTGGACTATTACGAGGATCTTAAGGGGAGAGCATAGAAAGCTTTCCCCTGATGATATGCCATGGCTTTATGAAGGGATAGTAAGAATGGCAAACAAAGCAGGGATAACAACGCCCGAAATTTATATATTGGACGACTACATACCAAATGCCTATTCTTTCAGAAATTCAATTGTGCTTTCTATGGGGCTGTTTGAAGTTCTTGATGAAGAAGAAATTCTCGCGGTTGCTGCTCATGAAATAGGCCATATAAAAAATAAAGATACCATCCTCTTTCCACTTGTTTCTTATGGGAGGTACTTCATGTTTGCGTTAGCCCTTTTGAATTCCCTGATCTCCCAGGAAGCATTAGTTTCACTGGTATCTTTCACGTTTTACCTTCTCTACGAGGTGCTCAGGTCTGATTATTTAAAGCAGAGGGAGTTTAAAGCCGATGAAGCGGCACTACGTATAATATCCACCCCTCTAGCCCTAAAGAGGGCCCTCGAAGAACTCAAGTACTATGAGGATCTGAGAATTGAAGTTAAGGAGTCCGCATTTCCGTCTATAGAGCCTGAGATAGAAAGGCCCCATCAGAGATCGATCTTTGATACGCACCCAAGTTATGAAGAGAGAATATGGAGAATTATTGCAGAAGTTGAAGCGATGAATCTCAGGGAGAGAATTCTCAACTGA
- a CDS encoding deoxycytidylate deaminase translates to MQVEIVLNKERAEHIKRIRPTKDEYFMLIAKLVSLRATCPRLRVGAVAVKDGYILATGYNGAPRNMDHCIDVGCLIADGHCRRAVHAEQNVIAMAARKGISLEGATLYVTHFPCDVCFKLLVNAGIKEIVYEEMYPNKATEILLKEAQEKGIVKIRQFKVPKERVKVFLEELFGDD, encoded by the coding sequence ATGCAAGTGGAAATAGTTCTGAATAAAGAGAGAGCAGAGCACATCAAGAGAATACGCCCCACGAAAGATGAGTACTTCATGCTCATTGCAAAGCTTGTAAGTCTAAGGGCTACATGTCCAAGGCTTAGAGTGGGAGCAGTTGCCGTAAAAGACGGCTACATTCTAGCAACGGGTTATAACGGGGCTCCGAGGAATATGGATCACTGTATCGATGTGGGCTGCTTGATAGCGGATGGCCACTGTCGTAGAGCCGTACATGCGGAGCAAAACGTCATAGCGATGGCAGCCAGAAAGGGTATAAGTCTTGAAGGGGCCACACTTTATGTTACCCACTTTCCATGCGATGTCTGCTTTAAGCTCCTCGTAAACGCTGGAATCAAAGAAATAGTCTATGAAGAGATGTATCCAAATAAGGCAACTGAAATTTTGCTGAAAGAAGCCCAAGAGAAAGGGATTGTGAAAATAAGACAGTTTAAAGTCCCCAAGGAGAGGGTTAAAGTATTCCTGGAAGAGCTTTTTGGAGATGACTAA
- a CDS encoding DUF2304 domain-containing protein, giving the protein MYAVQYIAVIIILALITYVLGKYGRKELDWQDFVFWEALLLIMLIVSLKPVEISLTIKNILGLGRGLDALFVVSIGLSYLLLFRLYIAIDRAEREITELTRQIAIELREIREMLEKLERD; this is encoded by the coding sequence ATGTATGCCGTGCAATACATCGCCGTTATAATTATTTTAGCTCTTATAACATATGTACTTGGAAAATATGGGAGAAAAGAGCTTGACTGGCAGGATTTTGTGTTCTGGGAAGCTTTGCTCCTCATAATGCTGATAGTTTCCCTGAAACCTGTGGAGATTTCCTTAACAATAAAAAACATACTCGGGCTTGGAAGGGGTCTAGATGCATTGTTTGTGGTCTCTATAGGCCTCAGCTACCTGCTGTTGTTTAGGCTTTACATCGCAATAGATAGAGCTGAAAGGGAAATAACTGAACTGACGCGTCAGATTGCAATAGAACTTCGGGAGATTAGGGAAATGTTAGAAAAACTAGAAAGGGATTAG